GGGCGTCTGCTGCGCCCAGTGGCGGAGGTACTCGGTCAGCGGCCTTTCACCCAGGGGATACTGCGGCTCGGTTGGCTTGCCTGTCGGCCATGCCTGCCGCTGAAGCGTCTTGAGGGTGTTGAGATAGTCTCGCTCGAGCATGGCTGCTTGCCTCTTGTTCTTGTCTGTCGCGTCAGCTTAGGGACAGACCGTTCAGGAGTGAAGCGCGTTGAGCCTGAGCGCGGGTCTCATCGACCCGCTGAATTGCCGCCGATAATCATCGGCGGACGTGCGATCAGAACAGCTCCAGAGGCGTTTCGGCATCGTCGGCGCTATAGCCGTTGTCGTCGAGCTCGCTGAATGGTGGCGGGGCGTCTTCTTCCTTGAATACTTCGAAATATCCGGCAGACGAGCCGGGTCGCGCCGCTCGGCCTGTCGTCGGGTCGATGCGCACGCTGACCAGCCCATCAGGCATCGACTGGCTGTGCTCCGGCCGACCTTCCAGCGCGCCGTCCATGAAGCGCATCCAGATCGGCAGAGCCGTGGTCCCGCCATACTCACGCTTGCCGAGCGTGGCTGGCTGGTCGAAGCCGACCCAGACGGTAACGACCAGGTCGGCGTTGTAACCGGAAAACCAGCCATCCTTCTGATCATTGGTCGTCCCGGTCTTGCCGGCCAGATCGTCCCGCTCGAGCTGGCGAGCACGCACGGCGGTTCCGCGGGTGATGACATCCTTGAGCATGCTGGTCAGCTGGTATGTGGTCCGCGGATCGAGTACGCGTTCGGCCACCGTCACGTCCTCTTCCAGCGGCGCGAGGACCTTGTCGCGGTACTCTGCCAGGCGCTCCTCGAAGTGATCCTGTGCGCTTTCCGCAATCGGCGGCTGGGCCAGGAACACGACCTGACGGAAGCGGTCCTCGACCCGATCGATCACGTACGGGCGCACGGCGAACCCGCCGTTGGCGATGACGCTGTAGCCCTGGGCTATCTGCAAGGGAGTCAGCTCGGAGGTGCCGAGCGAGGCCGACAGGTTGCGCGGAAGCTCCTCGCGCCGAAAGCCGAAACGCTGGATGTAATCGAGCGAACGGTCCACGCCCATGTCCTGCATCAGGCGGATCGACACCAGATTGCGCGAGCGATACAGCGCTTCGCGCAGACGAATCGGACCCAGGAAGTCGCCGCCGGAATTACGTGGGCGCCATTCGGTGTCCTGAAACTCATCCACGTAAACCAGCGGTGCATCGTTGACCAGGCTCGCCGGGGTGTAGCCATTGTCCAGGGCAGCGGCGTACAGGAACGGCTTGAAGCTTGAGCCGGGTTGCCGTCTGGCCTGGGTGACGCGGTTGTACTTGCTCTGCACGAAGGAGAAACCACCGGTCAATGCCTGGATGCTGCCGTCCAGCGGAGACAGGGCGACCAGCGCGCTCTGCGCCTGAGGCAGCTGCGCAAGCCGGTAGGTGTCATCCTGAACCCGGGTGACTCGCACCACGTCGCCCACTGCCAGCACATCGTCGGGTGCGCCGGGCGCAGGTCCGAGACTGTCCACACCCAGTTGCGGTCGTGCCCATTTCATCTGCTCCCACGGGATGACCGCTTCGCCGCCATTGCGCAAAATGATGTCGACGCTGTCGCTGTCGATCGCGCGGACCATGGCTGGCGCGAGCCCGCCGAGGTAGGCGTAGTCGCGTAGCAGCCGGGGATATTCCTCCACCGGCGCGTCGGGATGACGGGCTTCCGGGCCGCGGTAGCCATGCCGGCGGTCGTACTCCAGCAACCCCTCGCGTAATGCACGGTTGGCCTGTTCCTGCAGTTCGCTGTCGATCGTGGTGTAGACATGATAGCCATCGATGTAGGCAGCATCGCCGTACCGCTCGATCATCTCCAGGCGCGCCATCTCTGCAACATAGGGCGCCTCCACATCCGGGTCAGCCCCGTGGTTGCGGGCTATGTTTGGTGTGGCTATCGCTTCTTCGTAGGCAGCCTGTTCGATATAACCGAGGCTGAGCATCCGCTGCAGAATCCAGTCACGCCGGATCTGCGCGCGCTCCGGGTTGGCGATGGGGTTGAAACGGGAAGGAGCCTTGGGCAGCCCCGCGATCATCGCCAGGTCTGCCAACGGCAGCTCGGATATGCTCTTGCCGTAGTACACCTGCGCTGCTGCTTCGATACCGTAGGCACGGTTGCCCAGATAGATCTTGTTGACGTAGAGCTCGAAGATTTCCTGTTTCGACAGGTTGCGCTCGATCTGCAGCGCCAGAAGTATCTCGTTGATCTTGCGGGAAAACACCCGGTCGCTGGTGAGGAAGTAGTTCTTCGCCACCTGCATGGTGATGGTGCTACCGCCTGTCTGAATCTGACCGGTCGTGATGAGCTCGCCAACGGCCCGGGCGAGGCTCGCCGGGTCGACGCCATGATGGTTGAGGAAGTTGTCATCTTCCGCAGCCAGAAGTGCCAGTATAAAGTTATTCGGCACACGGTCGAAACTGATGGGGAAGCGACGCATTTCGCCAAATTCAGCGATCAATTTGTGATCTGTGCTGTATATCCGTAACGGCGTTTGCAGTTGCACGTTGCGAAGTGTATCAACATCCGGTAAAGCAGGGCTAAGATAGAGCGCTACCCCGCTCAGGCCCAGTATCGGAGCGCTAGCCAGAGCCAGAAGCGACCACAGAATAAATTTGACGAAACGCATGAGGGAGAAGGATTTCCCTGATAAATGAGATGGTTAGCTTGAGGCTAGGGTGAGAACGGGTTAACAGTCTGCATTATAAGCGCATTTTTTTCCATTTCGCCATTTGCGCTTGCACAGCGACTGTTATTTAATGTAGGAAAACATAAACCGTCCGTAAGTGTCGGTCGCTGATAGGAAATTGGCTGTGCTAGGGCTCATAAAGAAGAAGTCGAATGCGCTTCTGGGTATCGACATCAGCTCCACGACCGTGAAGCTGCTGGAACTCAGTCGCTCGGGTAACCGCTACAAGGTTGAAGCCTACGCGGTTGAACCTCTGCCACCCAGCGCGGTGGTCGAGAAAAACATTGTCGAGCTCGAAGGGGTCGGCCAGGCGCTGGAAAAGGTCCTGGCACGCTCGCGAACCTCGCTCAAACAGGCCGCCGTCGCGGTGGCCGGCTCCGCGGTGATCACCAAGATCATCGAGATGGATGCCGGTCTCGACGATGCCGAGATGGAAGAGCAGATCAAGCTCGAGGCCGACCAGTACATTCCCTACCCACTCGACGAGGTCGCCATCGACTTCGAGGTGCAGGGTCCGTCACCGCGCAATCCTGAACGTGTCGAAGTCCTGCTGGCAGCCTGCCGCCGGGAGAACGTCGACATCCGTGAGGCCGCGCTGGCGCTGGCCGGGCTCGATGTGAAAATCGTCGAGGTCGAGGCGTACGCCATGGAGCGCGCCTGTGAGCTTGTCGTCGGACAGCTCGACGGTGGCGATCAGGCACCGACCATCGCGGTGATCGACATCGGCGCGACGATGATGACGCTCAGTGTCCTGAGCAAGGGTCGCATCATCTATACCCGCGAGCAGCTGTTCGGTGGCAAGCAGCTAACCGACGAGATTCAGCGCCGCTACGGTCTTTCGCAGGAAGAGGCGGGTCTGGCCAAGAAGCAGGGCGGTCTGCCTGACGACTACGAAAGCGAAGTCCTCAGCCCGTTCAAGGACGCGGTCGTGCAGCAGGTCTCACGCTCGCTGCAGTTCTTCTTTGCCGGTGGCCAGTACAACGACGTCGACTACATCCTCCTCGCTGGCGGCACAGCGTCGATTCCGGGTCTGGATCAGCTGGTTCAGCAGAAGCTCGGTACCACGACGCTGGTCGCCAACCCCTTCGCGAACATGACCCTGTCCAGCAAGGTGAACGCGGTAGCGCTCAGCAATGACGCGCCGGCGCTGATGATCGCCTGCGGTCTGGCAATGAGGAGTTTCGACTAATGGCTCGCATTAACCTGTTGCCCTGGCGCGAGCAGCTCAGGGAAGAGCGCAAGAAAGAGTTTCTGACTGTCCTGGTTCTCATCGTGCTGTTTGCCGGCGCGCTGATCTTCCTCGGCGACCGGATTCTCAGCGGTCGCATCGACCACCAGAACGCCCGCAACGAGTTCCTGCAGAAGGAAATCAACGTACTCGAGGCGCGCATCAAGGAGATTGAGCAGCTGCAGGCGCGGCGTACCCAACTGCTGGACCGGGTGAAGATCATCGAGGACTTGCAGGGTAACCGGCCGATCATCGTTCGGGTCTTCGACGAGATGGCCAGAACCCTGGCTGACGGTGTGCATTTCACCTCCGTCGAGATGAAAGGGCCGACCATCAATATCAAGGGAGCCGCAGAGTCCAACAACCGCGTATCCAATTTGATGCGCCAGATGGACGCTTCCGAATGGCTGACTGCGCCGAACCTGACTGCGGTTCGTGCTGTGACCCAGGGCGGCGTCGATCAGGCGAACGTGTTCGAATTGTCCGTGCGCCAGACTGAACCCGGCGCACGTGCCGCTGAGGGAGAGCAGCAGCAATGAGTTTCGCTCAATCCATGGAAAGCCTGAAGAAGGTCGATATCAACGACCTGGACTTCAACAATATAGGTGCCTGGCCCGGCGCGCTGAAAGTCATCGTTGCGGCTCTGGTGTTCATCGTCCTGATCGGGCTCGGTTACCAGTTCCATCTCAAGGACCTTCGTGCATCGCTTGAGCGTAGTGAGGCTCAAGAGGTGCAATTGCGGAATGACTTTACTGAAAAGTCTTTCCGCGCGGCGAACCTTGATGCGTACAAGGAACAACTCGCCGATATCGAGGAGCGTTTCGGTGAGCTTCTCAAGCAATTGCCCAGCGACACGGAAGTCCCGGGTCTTCTGGATGACATCACCGACCTTGGTCTGAAGAGCGGGCTGGAGTTCGAATCGATCACGCTACAGCCAGAGGTTGCTCAGCCGTTCTACATAGAATTGCCGATCAGCATCGTGGTCCAGGGCTCATATCACGACATCGCAACGTTCATTAGCGGCGTGGCGGGCCAGTCGCGCATCGTCACTTTACATGATTTCAACCTCGCTCCTCTGGAGGAGAGTGACTCCGACCTGCTCAAAATGAGCATCACAGCCAAGACCTATCGCTATAACGAGGCGGGGACGGAGCAATGATCATGATCAAGCGTAATCTGTTCGCCGCCGCTGCGCTGTCTTCGTTGCTGACCGGGTGCGGCAATAGTGACTTCCAGGACCTGCAGGTCTTCATGGACGAAACCCGGGCGCGGCCTTCCGGCGAGATCGAACCTACGCCGCGTTTTCCGCCCTACGAGGCATTTACCTACAGCGCGACGTCCCTGCGCAGTCCGTTTCAACCTCCGGTAAGGCTCGACCTGACCAAGCGCGAGCGCGGTTCCCAGGACATCAAGCCGGACGAAAACCGCACCAGGCAGTTCCTCGAAGGCTTCAATATCGAAGGCTTCGAAATGGTAGGCACGCTTAGCAATCAGGGTGGCATGCAGGCGCTGGTACGTGGCGCAGGCAGTGTGCATCGAGTCAGTATTGGCGACTATCTCGGCCGTAACCACGGTCGCATCACCGGTATCGAGGAAGGGCGAATCGAAGTGGTGGAAATAGTCCCAGACGGGGAAGGTGGTTGGTTGGAGCGCCCGCGGACACTCAGCTTGCCTGAGCGCGGATAGGACAACCAGGGAGAGATAAAATGAACTGTAAACAGTCACGCGTGGAACGCAATCAAATGCCTCTAACCAGGAAGTTTTCGCTCGCTGCGGTCTTGGCCGTACTCAGCCCGTGGGTGGCCGCCGCCGACCTGCAGAAACTGGATGTAGCCTCTCTGCCTGGTGAACGGGTTGAGCTCAAGCTCACATTCGACGAACCGGTCGCTACGCCGAAGGGTTACACCATCGAGCAGCCCGCTCGGATCGCGCTGGATCTGCCGGGCGTGAAGAACAAGCTCGGCGAACGCGGCCGGGAGCTAGGCCTGGGTAACGCGCGCAGCCTGAACATTGTCGAAGCCAACGACCGTACCCGTCTTATCGTCAACCTGACGAATCTCGCGCCCTATACCACGCGGGTAGAAGGCAACAATCTGTTCATTCTGGTCGGCACCGACAGCGCGCCGGGCTATTCCGCCCCGGCGACGGCGTCGGCCGGCTCTGCTGCTTCGGCGTCCTCGAACAACTGGCGTTCCGCTGACCAGCCTGCCGTGTCCTCCGCTGCCGCGTCCGGCGGCAAGGCCATCCGCAGTCTGGATTTCCAGCGCGGAGAGCAGGGTGAAGGCAACGTCATCATCGACCTGTCGGATCCGTCGATCCGCGTCGACGTGGACGAGCAGGGCGGACGCGTGCGGCTGAATTTCCCGGATACCCGTCTGCCTGACGAGTTGCGCGTCCGGCTCGATGTGAAGGACTTCGCCACGCCGGTCAACTTCATCAATGCCAGCACATCCGGCGGCAATACCACGATCAACATCGAGCCCAGCGGCTACTTCGAGCATCTGGTCTACCAGGCTGAAGATCGGCTGATCGTCAGCTTCAAGCCGCTTAGCCGTGGTGAGGTCGAGCAGCGCCGCGCCGATGAGTTTGCCTACACCGGCGAGAAGCTGTCGTTGAACTTCCAGAACATCGAAGTGCGCTCAGTGCTGCAGCTGATTGCCGATTTCACCGACCTGAACCTGGTTGCCAGCGACACGGTGGAAGGCAGCATCACACTGCGTCTGCAGAATGTGCCCTGGGATCAGGCGCTGGACCTGGTTCTGAAAACCAAGGGTCTGGACAAGCGCCGCGTCGGTAACGTGCTGCTGGTTGCCCCGGCGGACGAAATTGCTGCCCGCGAGCGTCAGGAGCTGGAATCCCAACGTCAGATCGCCGAGCTGGCTCCGCTGCGTCGTGAGTTGATCCAGGTGAACTACGCCCGTGCCGCCGACATTGCCAAGCTGTTCGCGTCGGTCACTGCTGGCGCGCAGGGGGAGCAGCGTGGCTCGATCACCGTCGACGATCGCACCAACAGCATCATCGCCCTGGAGACCCAGGACAAGCTCGACGAGCTGCGTCGCATCGTGACCCAGCTGGACATTCCGGTCCGTCAGGTGATGATCGAGGCTCGGATTGTCGAGGCCAACGTCGGCTTCGACAAGGCGCTGGGTGTGCGTTGGGGTGGTAACGTGAACCTGGGCTCTCGCTTCAACGCGTATGGTAAAGACGGCAACATGGGCGTGGTCGAAGACCCCAACCCGGTTACAGTGACTGACCCGATTACCGGTGCCACGACGGAAATATCGCGTAATACCGCTGGCTTTATCGGCATCCCCGAGATTCCGCTGAACACCCCGTTTGTTGACATGGGCGTCGCAGGGGCCACGTCCGGTATCGGCATCGGTTTCATCACCAACAATGCGATCCTCGATCTGCAGCTGTCGGCGATGGAAAGCACCGGTAATGGCGAGATCATTTCCCAGCCCAAGGTCGTGACCTCCGACAAGGAAACCGCGAAGATCCTCAAGGGCTCCGAGATTCCCTATCAGGAAGCCAGCTCCAGCGGCGCGACCACGACAGCGTTCGCCGAAGCGGTACTGTCGCTCGAGGTAACGCCACAGATCACCCCTGACAATCAGGTGATCATGGAAGTGGTCGTCACCAAGGACGAGCCGGACTTCACCAACGAAGTGAACGGCGTGCCGACCATTCGCAAGAACGAGGTCAATGCCAAGATTCTCGTGGCGGACGGCGAAACCATCGTGATCGGTGGTGTGTTCTCCAGCGAGACCCAGCAGGCGCAGGAGAAGGTGCCCTTCCTGGGTGATCTGCCGGTCGTCGGTCGGGCTTTCCGTCGGGACATCACGTCCGAGAGCAAGACCGAACTGCTGGTGTTCCTCACGCCCCGCATCATCAACAACGGAGCGATTTCCGTTGCCAGGTAAGCAGCTTGCGTAACGTCTTCCTCATAGGTCCGATGGGTGCCGGAAAAAGCACCATCGGACGGCTTCTGGCCAGGGAATTGAAGTATCCGTTCAAGGACTCCGATCGCGAGATCGAAGCCCGAACGGGTGCGGATATCCCCTGGATCTTTGACGTCGAAGGTGAGGAAGGTTTTCGTCAGCGTGAGGAGGCGATGATCGCTGAGCTCACCGCCGAAAACGGCATTGTGCTGGCCACCGGGGGTGGTGTGGTCATGCGGCCAGCGAACCGCAAGGCGCTTGCCGAGGGCGGACTCGTCGTCTATCTGCGTACCAGCGTGGAGCAGCAGTTGCAGCGTACCGCAAAGGATCGTCAGCGGCCTTTGCTGCAGAATGCAGACCCGGAAAAGGTTCTTCGCGAGTTGATGGCCAAACGCGATCCGCTGTACCGGGAAATCGCCGACCTCATCATCGACACCGACCAGCGCGGCCCCAAGGTGGTCGTCAACGCCATCATCTCCCGTCTGCAGGACTCGGCGAACTGACATTTCGATGCGCCATCTGCTCTCTCGTTTTCGCGCGGACTGCTCTGATGTATGCTGGCGAGCCAGTAACGGAGGGGTGTCATGCAGCGTCTGACGGTCGAGCTCGATGAACGCAGTTATCCTATTTATATCGGTGAAGGGCTTCTTCAGAGCCCTGAGCTTCTGCTCGGTCATGTTGCAGGCAGGCAGGTCTGTATCGTCACTGACGATACCGTAGCGCCGCTGTATCTGGATCAGGTACGTGGGCTGCTGAGCAGCCGCGATGTACTCTCGGTGGTGCTGCCTACCGGTGAGGCGTACAAGAACTGGGCAACCCTGCAACAGATCTTCGATTCGCTGCTGGAGCATCGCCACGATCGTCGCACCACCCTCATTGCATTGGGCGGCGGGGTAATCGGTGACATGACCGGTTTCGCTGCGGCCTGTTACCAGCGAGGCGTCGACTTCATCCAGATTCCGACGACGCTGCTGTCGCAGGTCGATTCTTCGGTGGGTGGCAAGACCGGCATCAATCATCCGGCCGGCAAGAACATGATCGGCGCCTTCTATCAGCCCAAGGCGGTATTGATCGACACCGCGACCCTTCGAACGCTGCCGGACCGTGAAGTGAGTGCCGGCCTGGCCGAGATCATCAAGTACGGCCTGATCCGGGATGCGGGCTTCCTTGATTGGCTAGAAAGCAATATGACCAGCCTTCGGGCGCTGGACTCCGCGCCGATCACGCAGGCGATCGCACGCTCCTGCGCCATCAAGGCGGAGGTCGTCGGCGCTGACGAACGGGAGGGTGGGGTGCGGGCCATTCTCAATCTTGGTCACACCTTCGGGCACGCCATCGAGGCGCATCAGGGTTACGGTACGTGGTTGCATGGCGAAGCAGTGGGAGCCGGCATGACCATGGCACTGGCCATGTCTGTGCGGCTGGGTTGGATCGACGAGGCGGCATGCCAGCGTGGCGTCTCCATCATCCGCTCCGCCGGCTTGCCGGTCAGCCCGCCTGACACCATGCAGCCTGACGATTTTCTGCGCCTGATGGCGGTCGACAAGAAGGTGCTGGACGGCCAGCTGCGGCTGGTGCTGTTGCGCGCGCTGGGCGATGCCACAGTGACCGCTGATTATGATTCTGAAGCACTCAATGACACCCTGCGGAAAGAGTATCCATGAAAGCAGAGCGGG
Above is a window of Halopseudomonas nanhaiensis DNA encoding:
- the pilQ gene encoding type IV pilus secretin PilQ family protein — translated: MPLTRKFSLAAVLAVLSPWVAAADLQKLDVASLPGERVELKLTFDEPVATPKGYTIEQPARIALDLPGVKNKLGERGRELGLGNARSLNIVEANDRTRLIVNLTNLAPYTTRVEGNNLFILVGTDSAPGYSAPATASAGSAASASSNNWRSADQPAVSSAAASGGKAIRSLDFQRGEQGEGNVIIDLSDPSIRVDVDEQGGRVRLNFPDTRLPDELRVRLDVKDFATPVNFINASTSGGNTTINIEPSGYFEHLVYQAEDRLIVSFKPLSRGEVEQRRADEFAYTGEKLSLNFQNIEVRSVLQLIADFTDLNLVASDTVEGSITLRLQNVPWDQALDLVLKTKGLDKRRVGNVLLVAPADEIAARERQELESQRQIAELAPLRRELIQVNYARAADIAKLFASVTAGAQGEQRGSITVDDRTNSIIALETQDKLDELRRIVTQLDIPVRQVMIEARIVEANVGFDKALGVRWGGNVNLGSRFNAYGKDGNMGVVEDPNPVTVTDPITGATTEISRNTAGFIGIPEIPLNTPFVDMGVAGATSGIGIGFITNNAILDLQLSAMESTGNGEIISQPKVVTSDKETAKILKGSEIPYQEASSSGATTTAFAEAVLSLEVTPQITPDNQVIMEVVVTKDEPDFTNEVNGVPTIRKNEVNAKILVADGETIVIGGVFSSETQQAQEKVPFLGDLPVVGRAFRRDITSESKTELLVFLTPRIINNGAISVAR
- the aroB gene encoding 3-dehydroquinate synthase, translated to MQRLTVELDERSYPIYIGEGLLQSPELLLGHVAGRQVCIVTDDTVAPLYLDQVRGLLSSRDVLSVVLPTGEAYKNWATLQQIFDSLLEHRHDRRTTLIALGGGVIGDMTGFAAACYQRGVDFIQIPTTLLSQVDSSVGGKTGINHPAGKNMIGAFYQPKAVLIDTATLRTLPDREVSAGLAEIIKYGLIRDAGFLDWLESNMTSLRALDSAPITQAIARSCAIKAEVVGADEREGGVRAILNLGHTFGHAIEAHQGYGTWLHGEAVGAGMTMALAMSVRLGWIDEAACQRGVSIIRSAGLPVSPPDTMQPDDFLRLMAVDKKVLDGQLRLVLLRALGDATVTADYDSEALNDTLRKEYP
- a CDS encoding type 4a pilus biogenesis protein PilO, with product MSFAQSMESLKKVDINDLDFNNIGAWPGALKVIVAALVFIVLIGLGYQFHLKDLRASLERSEAQEVQLRNDFTEKSFRAANLDAYKEQLADIEERFGELLKQLPSDTEVPGLLDDITDLGLKSGLEFESITLQPEVAQPFYIELPISIVVQGSYHDIATFISGVAGQSRIVTLHDFNLAPLEESDSDLLKMSITAKTYRYNEAGTEQ
- a CDS encoding penicillin-binding protein 1A, which encodes MRFVKFILWSLLALASAPILGLSGVALYLSPALPDVDTLRNVQLQTPLRIYSTDHKLIAEFGEMRRFPISFDRVPNNFILALLAAEDDNFLNHHGVDPASLARAVGELITTGQIQTGGSTITMQVAKNYFLTSDRVFSRKINEILLALQIERNLSKQEIFELYVNKIYLGNRAYGIEAAAQVYYGKSISELPLADLAMIAGLPKAPSRFNPIANPERAQIRRDWILQRMLSLGYIEQAAYEEAIATPNIARNHGADPDVEAPYVAEMARLEMIERYGDAAYIDGYHVYTTIDSELQEQANRALREGLLEYDRRHGYRGPEARHPDAPVEEYPRLLRDYAYLGGLAPAMVRAIDSDSVDIILRNGGEAVIPWEQMKWARPQLGVDSLGPAPGAPDDVLAVGDVVRVTRVQDDTYRLAQLPQAQSALVALSPLDGSIQALTGGFSFVQSKYNRVTQARRQPGSSFKPFLYAAALDNGYTPASLVNDAPLVYVDEFQDTEWRPRNSGGDFLGPIRLREALYRSRNLVSIRLMQDMGVDRSLDYIQRFGFRREELPRNLSASLGTSELTPLQIAQGYSVIANGGFAVRPYVIDRVEDRFRQVVFLAQPPIAESAQDHFEERLAEYRDKVLAPLEEDVTVAERVLDPRTTYQLTSMLKDVITRGTAVRARQLERDDLAGKTGTTNDQKDGWFSGYNADLVVTVWVGFDQPATLGKREYGGTTALPIWMRFMDGALEGRPEHSQSMPDGLVSVRIDPTTGRAARPGSSAGYFEVFKEEDAPPPFSELDDNGYSADDAETPLELF
- a CDS encoding PilN domain-containing protein, with translation MARINLLPWREQLREERKKEFLTVLVLIVLFAGALIFLGDRILSGRIDHQNARNEFLQKEINVLEARIKEIEQLQARRTQLLDRVKIIEDLQGNRPIIVRVFDEMARTLADGVHFTSVEMKGPTINIKGAAESNNRVSNLMRQMDASEWLTAPNLTAVRAVTQGGVDQANVFELSVRQTEPGARAAEGEQQQ
- a CDS encoding pilus assembly protein PilP, whose amino-acid sequence is MIKRNLFAAAALSSLLTGCGNSDFQDLQVFMDETRARPSGEIEPTPRFPPYEAFTYSATSLRSPFQPPVRLDLTKRERGSQDIKPDENRTRQFLEGFNIEGFEMVGTLSNQGGMQALVRGAGSVHRVSIGDYLGRNHGRITGIEEGRIEVVEIVPDGEGGWLERPRTLSLPERG
- the aroK gene encoding shikimate kinase AroK translates to MRNVFLIGPMGAGKSTIGRLLARELKYPFKDSDREIEARTGADIPWIFDVEGEEGFRQREEAMIAELTAENGIVLATGGGVVMRPANRKALAEGGLVVYLRTSVEQQLQRTAKDRQRPLLQNADPEKVLRELMAKRDPLYREIADLIIDTDQRGPKVVVNAIISRLQDSAN
- a CDS encoding pilus assembly protein PilM — translated: MLGLIKKKSNALLGIDISSTTVKLLELSRSGNRYKVEAYAVEPLPPSAVVEKNIVELEGVGQALEKVLARSRTSLKQAAVAVAGSAVITKIIEMDAGLDDAEMEEQIKLEADQYIPYPLDEVAIDFEVQGPSPRNPERVEVLLAACRRENVDIREAALALAGLDVKIVEVEAYAMERACELVVGQLDGGDQAPTIAVIDIGATMMTLSVLSKGRIIYTREQLFGGKQLTDEIQRRYGLSQEEAGLAKKQGGLPDDYESEVLSPFKDAVVQQVSRSLQFFFAGGQYNDVDYILLAGGTASIPGLDQLVQQKLGTTTLVANPFANMTLSSKVNAVALSNDAPALMIACGLAMRSFD